In Myripristis murdjan chromosome 9, fMyrMur1.1, whole genome shotgun sequence, the following proteins share a genomic window:
- the LOC115365534 gene encoding nuclear factor 7, brain-like, whose amino-acid sequence MAEKITLLESYLNCHVCTETFRDPVSLRCHHSFCSSCLKQFWELNQNKNCPICKRKSSKDEPDVNFTLKELADSFAGRQKAASSETEGEGEEEEVEVVCREHKEEPKWFCKNEQRAVCTVCEFPHQHSHKVVLIEEAVSELKEQLKSDLKSLQDKKKKYKEAEKTYKDMVQHSKKQLVATERQIREEFNKLHQFLKEEEEARLAALREEEEQKRKTVTREMKMIEEKIYSLSDSISAVEKDLQKHNVPFLSSYKSSQSSARAQCSQPDPQLVSGALIDVAKHLGNLSFRVWEKMKDKVKFSPIILDPNTAKGSLSLSDDLTSVRRGDTMKKPPDNPERNTNYSIVLGSEGFSSGKHSWEVEVGDHPDWNMGLAKESVDRKGELFASPEHGIWCLVHRSGKYTDGRNKTVTEKKSLQRIRVQLDYDRGEVSFYNSDDKTHIYTYKERFTEKLYPFFSLGKVADATIKDIKVLQTEPSVILQ is encoded by the coding sequence ATGGCTGAGAAAATTACTCTTCTTGAAAGTTATTTGAACTGCCATGTGTGTACAGAGACTTTCAGAGATCCTGTGTCTCTGAGATGCCACCACAGCTTCTGTTCCAGCTGCCTGAAACAATTCTGGGAactaaaccaaaacaaaaactgtcccatttgtaaaagaaaatcaTCAAAGGATGAACCAGATGTGAACTTTACTCTGAAGGAACTGGCTGACTCCTTTGCTGGGAGACAGAAAGCTGCATCATCTGAgacagaaggagaaggagaggaggaggaagtggaggtggTGTGTAGAGAACATAAAGAAGAACCTAAATGGTTCTGTAAGAACGAACAGAGagctgtgtgtactgtgtgtgagtTCCCTCACCAGCACAGTCACAAGGTGGTTCTTATAGAAGAAGCAGTCAGTGAGCTGAAGGAGCAGCTCAAATCTGACTTGAAGTCTCTACAggacaagaagaaaaagtatAAAGAGGCTGAGAAAACATACAAAGACATGGTTCAACACTCCAAGAAGCAGCTGGTggccacagagaggcagatcAGAGAAGAGTTCAACAAGCTTCACCAGTtcctgaaagaggaagaggaggccagactggcagctctgagggaggaagaggagcagaagaggaagaCTGTCAccagagagatgaagatgattgAGGAGAAGATCTACTCTCTGTCAGACAGCATCTCTGCTGTTGAAAAAgacctgcagaaacacaatgtGCCATTCCTCAGCAGTTATAAAAGCAGTCAGAGCAGCGCCAGAGCCCAGTGCTCACAGCCGGATCCACAACTGGTCTCAGGAGCGCTGATAGAtgtggccaaacacctgggcaacctgtCCTTCAGAGTCTGGGAGAAGATGAAGGACAAGGTCAAGTTCAGTCCCATCATCTTGGACCCAAACACTGCTAAAGGATCACTTTCTCTGTCTGATGACCTGACCAGTGTGAGACGTGGAGACACAATGAAGAAACCCCCTGACAACCCAGAGAGAAACACCAATTATTCCATTGTCCTGGGCTCTGAGGGCTTCAGTTCAGGGAAACACAgctgggaggtggaggtgggagaCCATCCAGACTGGAATATGGGTTTGGCTAAAGAGTCAGTGGACAGGAAGGGGGAGTTATTTGCCTCACCAGAACATGGAATCTGGTGTTTAGTGCATCGCAGTGGAAAATACACTGATGGGCGCAATAAGACCGTCACAGAGAAGAAGAGtctccagaggatcagagtcCAGCTGGACTATGACAGGGGGGAGGTTTCCTTCTACAACTCTGACGACAAAACTCACATCTACACTTATAAAGAAAGATTCACTGAGAAACTCTacccatttttctctcttggaAAAGTTGCTGATGCAACAATCAAAGATATCAAAGTCCTGCAAACTGAGCCTTCAGTGATTTTACAGTGA